In Treponema primitia ZAS-2, a genomic segment contains:
- the thrC gene encoding threonine synthase: MQFRSTRSQSPLVSFKDVILRCLPSDGGLYVPATVPDMRQYFLYMDTDTSFPELVATVAPALLQGELNPFSAARVAESAFDFEPELIQLDDNFSVLSLYNGPTGVFKDFGVAFLAAVMEELLKNEGQAMILSAAREDTGFSIAHAFSGRKGITSVILYPSGPVRGLDPKSYSTNGGNVIPIQLRGTFDDCQRIIIEAIKDLPFADRYSITTANAINIGRLLPQVFYYLYAFIKLKKKLSGDLLFSVPAGNFGNLIAGLYAWKMGMPVNGFIAAMNANNAFGDYIRGGEFKPGKLIQTNSPALDVSAPSNYERLASFYGEAPAVMRNMVYPDAIDDKTTLLAIEKAWKKYHIMLDPHGAVAFAAAQRLSQSKGFNGHVVVLATGHPAKHADLVTQATGQPVDIPEKFTNLWKKTDPMADIPPQLDALEGAIASCS, from the coding sequence ATGCAATTTAGGTCTACACGGTCACAAAGTCCACTTGTTTCTTTTAAGGATGTGATCCTGCGCTGTTTGCCCTCAGACGGTGGGCTCTATGTTCCCGCAACAGTGCCTGATATGCGGCAGTATTTTCTTTATATGGATACGGATACCAGCTTTCCCGAACTGGTAGCCACCGTGGCTCCGGCCTTGCTACAGGGGGAGCTGAATCCTTTTTCCGCAGCCCGGGTAGCCGAAAGCGCCTTTGACTTTGAGCCGGAACTGATACAGCTGGATGATAATTTTTCAGTATTAAGTCTTTATAACGGACCTACCGGTGTGTTTAAAGATTTTGGTGTTGCTTTCCTGGCAGCGGTTATGGAGGAACTCCTCAAAAATGAGGGTCAGGCCATGATACTTTCTGCAGCCCGGGAAGATACGGGGTTCAGCATAGCCCATGCCTTTTCCGGACGCAAAGGCATAACTTCGGTTATACTCTACCCTTCCGGGCCTGTCCGGGGCTTGGATCCAAAGTCCTATAGTACCAATGGGGGCAATGTTATTCCCATACAGCTTCGGGGTACCTTTGACGATTGCCAGCGTATTATCATCGAAGCCATAAAGGACCTGCCCTTTGCGGATCGCTACAGTATTACCACGGCCAATGCAATAAACATAGGCCGACTCCTTCCCCAGGTTTTTTATTACCTTTATGCTTTTATTAAACTGAAAAAGAAATTGTCCGGGGATCTTCTTTTCAGTGTACCGGCGGGAAATTTCGGCAATTTGATAGCCGGTCTCTATGCCTGGAAGATGGGGATGCCCGTAAACGGTTTTATTGCCGCCATGAACGCCAATAATGCTTTTGGGGACTATATTAGGGGGGGAGAATTTAAACCGGGAAAATTGATTCAAACCAATTCTCCGGCCCTGGATGTGAGTGCGCCGTCAAATTATGAACGGCTGGCGTCATTCTATGGTGAAGCGCCGGCGGTGATGCGGAATATGGTATATCCCGATGCTATCGATGATAAGACTACCCTGCTGGCCATAGAAAAGGCCTGGAAAAAATACCATATTATGCTGGATCCCCACGGCGCAGTGGCCTTTGCTGCTGCCCAGCGTTTATCCCAATCCAAAGGGTTTAACGGCCATGTGGTGGTCCTTGCCACCGGGCACCCGGCTAAACATGCCGACCTGGTCACGCAAGCCACCGGACAGCCGGTTGATATTCCGGAAAAATTTACCAATCTTTGGAAAAAGACCGATCCCATGGCGGATATTCCGCCTCAACTTGATGCCCTTGAAGGAGCCATAGCCAGCTGTAGTTAA
- the hemB gene encoding porphobilinogen synthase encodes MDLTERPRRLRANEGLRSMVMETRVSKNALVYPLFIREGQGIVEDIPSLDGQKRCTPDKLPFLLEEPVSAGVRSILLFGLPDHKDETGSSAWDENGPVQRAVREAKRAFPELTVITDVCLCEYTSHGHCGVIKDGIVQNDETLPLLAKTALSHVRSGADIVAPSDMMDGRVGAIRSALDSEGFEQRAIMSYAVKYASAFYGPFRDAAGSAPAFGDRKGYQMDPHNAKEALREARLDTEEGADILIVKPALPYLDILYRVASDSLLPVAAYSVSGEYAMLRAAAKAGLLDEPRVVSEATISIFRAGARILITYYAPQLARWIDEGRLDR; translated from the coding sequence ATGGATTTAACAGAGCGTCCGCGCAGGCTGCGTGCAAACGAAGGGCTCAGGTCTATGGTCATGGAAACCCGGGTTTCCAAAAACGCCCTGGTCTATCCCCTCTTCATCCGGGAGGGACAGGGCATTGTAGAGGACATCCCCTCCCTGGATGGACAGAAACGCTGCACCCCGGACAAGCTGCCCTTTTTGCTGGAAGAACCGGTATCCGCAGGGGTACGGAGCATCCTGCTCTTTGGCCTTCCGGATCATAAGGACGAAACCGGAAGTTCCGCCTGGGACGAAAACGGCCCGGTTCAAAGGGCGGTTAGAGAAGCAAAGCGGGCTTTTCCCGAACTTACGGTTATTACCGACGTCTGTCTCTGCGAATACACCAGCCACGGCCACTGCGGGGTGATAAAGGACGGCATTGTTCAAAACGACGAAACCCTGCCCCTTCTGGCCAAAACCGCCCTGTCCCATGTCCGCTCAGGGGCCGATATAGTCGCCCCTTCGGATATGATGGACGGGAGAGTCGGTGCAATCCGCTCCGCCCTGGACAGCGAAGGGTTCGAGCAACGGGCGATCATGTCCTATGCGGTAAAATATGCCTCCGCCTTTTACGGCCCCTTCCGGGACGCAGCGGGTTCAGCCCCAGCCTTTGGGGATCGGAAGGGGTACCAGATGGACCCCCACAACGCCAAGGAAGCCCTGCGAGAAGCCCGGCTTGATACGGAAGAAGGCGCCGACATCCTGATTGTGAAACCTGCTTTACCCTACCTGGATATTCTGTACCGGGTCGCGTCAGATTCCCTGCTGCCTGTAGCCGCCTATAGCGTAAGCGGTGAATACGCCATGCTGCGCGCCGCCGCCAAGGCGGGCCTTTTGGATGAACCCCGTGTAGTATCCGAAGCAACAATTAGCATCTTCCGGGCCGGCGCACGGATACTGATCACCTATTACGCCCCCCAACTGGCCCGATGGATCGATGAAGGCAGGCTTGACCGGTAA
- a CDS encoding precorrin-2 dehydrogenase/sirohydrochlorin ferrochelatase family protein, producing MPFFPLFVDLNGQHCVVVGGGPVAARKMQALSDFGAKVLVLTTKASEEVHSLSRLARIILKERPYGGPEDLAGASLVISATDNRELNARIAQDAKDAGIPVNIADDPELCTFFFPALVRRGDLIAGISTSGACPRLAARLRERLDEAWSPDLGKSLELLKEQRHRLKKTKNTASIVEELDRLISEILEEQTH from the coding sequence ATGCCCTTTTTTCCCCTATTCGTGGACTTGAATGGTCAGCATTGTGTGGTGGTGGGCGGCGGTCCGGTGGCAGCCCGAAAAATGCAGGCCCTAAGCGATTTTGGGGCAAAGGTCCTTGTCCTAACAACAAAGGCCTCAGAGGAAGTCCACTCCCTTTCCCGGCTGGCCCGCATCATCCTGAAAGAGCGCCCCTATGGCGGCCCGGAAGATTTAGCCGGGGCAAGCTTGGTAATCTCCGCTACCGATAACCGGGAACTGAACGCCCGGATAGCCCAGGACGCCAAAGATGCGGGGATACCCGTAAATATTGCGGATGACCCGGAGTTGTGTACCTTTTTCTTCCCTGCTCTAGTACGGCGGGGAGATCTGATCGCAGGTATTTCCACCTCCGGAGCCTGTCCCCGTCTGGCAGCGCGGCTTCGAGAACGTCTTGATGAAGCCTGGTCTCCTGATCTTGGGAAGTCCCTGGAATTACTCAAAGAACAGCGCCACCGTCTCAAGAAAACGAAGAATACTGCTTCTATAGTTGAGGAACTGGACCGTCTGATCTCCGAAATACTTGAGGAGCAAACGCATTGA
- the hemC gene encoding hydroxymethylbilane synthase: MIREIRIGSRESVLAIAQTRLIMDPIMRAHPELSLRLVTMKSEGDLNPDLPLGFTGKALFTGTLERALVAGELDLCVHSLKDMAETQPEDLPILAIPKRGNPWDMLIPPQDFFQGKDEKDIFTALEKALPIGCSSLRRRIQLQALAPELHSAPIRGNVPTRLSKLDSGQYGALILAAAGLERLGITRQGGRLFSLQEMIPAAGQGTLAIQGRRGEDYPFLELLRDPISEEEALAERALIRTLGCGCSSPAAAYAKISGNEIFITGMYTPLETEGIGLANVTNIDEIPFAREEISGDRRHALQLAEELARRLIQAASRDPGRTPQRDAPEGGRR, encoded by the coding sequence TTGATTCGTGAAATTCGTATAGGCAGCAGGGAAAGCGTATTGGCCATAGCTCAAACCCGCCTAATCATGGACCCCATTATGCGGGCCCATCCTGAACTATCCCTGCGGTTGGTTACCATGAAATCCGAAGGGGATCTTAACCCGGACCTGCCCCTGGGCTTCACTGGGAAGGCCCTTTTTACCGGTACTTTAGAGCGGGCCCTAGTTGCGGGGGAACTGGACCTCTGCGTTCACAGCCTTAAGGATATGGCGGAAACCCAGCCAGAGGATCTGCCCATCCTGGCAATACCAAAACGGGGTAATCCCTGGGATATGCTAATTCCACCCCAGGATTTTTTCCAGGGCAAAGATGAAAAAGATATTTTTACAGCCCTTGAAAAGGCTCTCCCCATCGGCTGTTCCAGTCTCCGGCGGCGTATTCAACTCCAGGCACTTGCCCCCGAGCTGCATAGCGCCCCGATCCGGGGCAATGTTCCCACCCGCCTGTCCAAACTTGACAGTGGTCAATACGGGGCACTGATCCTTGCGGCTGCAGGGCTGGAACGGTTAGGCATTACCCGTCAGGGTGGACGTCTTTTTTCCCTACAGGAAATGATCCCCGCCGCAGGCCAGGGTACCCTTGCGATTCAAGGCCGGCGTGGTGAAGACTACCCCTTCCTGGAGCTTTTACGTGACCCGATTTCCGAAGAGGAGGCGCTAGCTGAACGGGCTCTTATCAGAACCCTGGGATGCGGCTGCTCATCCCCCGCTGCCGCCTATGCAAAAATCTCGGGAAATGAAATTTTTATTACCGGTATGTATACTCCCCTGGAAACCGAAGGAATCGGCCTAGCCAATGTTACTAATATAGATGAAATACCCTTCGCCCGGGAGGAAATTTCCGGTGATCGGCGACACGCCCTTCAGTTGGCGGAAGAATTAGCCCGTCGGCTCATCCAAGCTGCAAGCCGGGATCCCGGCAGGACTCCGCAGCGAGACGCGCCGGAAGGCGGCCGTCGATGA
- a CDS encoding mechanosensitive ion channel family protein — protein MKIRKFVSSVLFIELICLFLPGSTTAQEGGSEELISPTLQQVPALPSPELDGSAGANAAEPFLPSSALQVPTPDLTGELPAQEIIENAQGLGEEIKLAVEKEPFNLNIFIRLGIAAAIILFQILLIRFVWYLFKVFQEKLSAYGSKHFKSLTIKKFHIMDTKQILSILFSLLKIAKYIVTVFQLFLTIPIVFSLFTLTKNLASVLFGYILNPLKSIALGIIGYIPNIFTIAIIVIITRYVIQSLKFFTVRIEKERLVIPGFYPDWARPTFNILRILLYAFMIAIIFPYLPGSESKFFQGVSVFVGIIISLGSSTAIGNLVAGMVITYMRPFKIGDRIKLNDTVGFVVEKSPIVTRIVTHKNEYVTVPNLMVLTSKIVNYHTSTENEEGLILYADVTMGYAVPWRQVHEILINAAKKTSHTEAKPGPYVLQTALDDYYARYQINVYTREVELVPAIYSELYQNLQDGFREAGISLTAPAYQIRLPPDNGTTLPSGSTRNEVPRATPEKG, from the coding sequence ATGAAGATTCGGAAATTTGTGTCCTCTGTTTTGTTCATAGAATTGATATGTTTATTCCTTCCCGGCAGTACAACTGCTCAGGAAGGCGGCAGCGAGGAGCTAATCTCCCCAACCTTGCAGCAAGTTCCGGCGCTACCCTCCCCGGAATTGGATGGTAGCGCCGGCGCAAATGCGGCTGAACCTTTTCTTCCTTCCTCGGCCCTACAAGTTCCGACGCCGGATTTAACCGGAGAGCTTCCTGCGCAGGAAATCATAGAAAACGCTCAGGGTTTGGGCGAAGAAATAAAACTCGCCGTTGAAAAAGAGCCGTTCAACTTGAATATCTTTATACGCTTAGGGATCGCGGCAGCAATCATCCTTTTCCAGATTTTGTTAATCCGGTTCGTGTGGTATCTTTTTAAAGTGTTTCAGGAAAAGCTTTCCGCATATGGGTCAAAACATTTCAAGTCCCTGACCATAAAAAAATTCCACATAATGGATACCAAGCAGATCCTCAGCATACTTTTTTCATTATTAAAAATAGCAAAATATATTGTTACCGTGTTTCAGTTGTTTCTCACCATTCCTATTGTATTCAGTCTGTTTACCCTGACAAAAAACCTTGCCTCGGTTCTGTTCGGGTATATTCTGAATCCCCTTAAAAGTATTGCCCTGGGGATAATCGGTTATATTCCCAATATATTTACCATTGCGATTATAGTTATCATAACCCGATATGTGATACAGTCCCTTAAATTTTTCACCGTCCGTATTGAAAAAGAAAGGCTGGTGATACCGGGGTTCTACCCCGACTGGGCCCGGCCGACCTTTAATATTTTGCGGATACTCCTGTATGCCTTCATGATAGCGATTATATTTCCTTACCTTCCCGGTTCAGAATCAAAATTCTTTCAGGGAGTTTCGGTATTTGTGGGTATCATCATTTCCCTGGGGTCCAGTACTGCCATAGGAAACCTGGTGGCCGGGATGGTGATCACCTATATGCGGCCTTTTAAAATTGGCGACCGGATAAAGCTTAACGATACTGTGGGATTTGTGGTTGAGAAGTCCCCTATTGTCACCAGAATAGTTACCCATAAAAATGAATATGTTACCGTTCCTAATCTCATGGTTCTCACTTCAAAGATTGTTAATTATCATACCTCAACGGAGAATGAAGAAGGGCTGATACTTTATGCGGATGTAACCATGGGATATGCGGTTCCCTGGCGGCAGGTACACGAGATTCTTATTAATGCTGCAAAAAAGACTTCCCATACGGAAGCGAAGCCCGGCCCCTATGTATTACAAACTGCCCTGGATGATTATTACGCCCGGTATCAGATCAACGTGTATACCAGGGAAGTGGAACTGGTGCCCGCCATCTATTCGGAACTGTATCAAAATTTGCAGGACGGTTTCAGGGAAGCGGGCATAAGCCTGACGGCGCCGGCTTACCAGATCCGGCTGCCCCCTGACAATGGGACGACGCTGCCTTCAGGATCTACTCGCAACGAAGTTCCCCGGGCCACGCCGGAGAAGGGGTGA
- the cobA gene encoding uroporphyrinogen-III C-methyltransferase, whose translation MKGKVWLVGAGPGDPGLLTLKGKETLQQATVVVYDRLVSEAILWTIPPEARLINVGKSSGNHPVPQEEINRILLEEALRGEQVVRLKGGDPYLFGRGGEEVQILTAKKIPVEVISGISSALAVPANACIPLTHRDLSSSVHIITWQRKEGTPTDEALTGLSQAGGSLVILMGSAALKDISVRLIKAGFNPDLPAAIISQGSSPQQRTWITALNRMGETADFEGLVSPALIVIGHVCSLGKPTAPSQIQPVEAQAQEARLQEKNSPDCGNRTLEGIRIVVTRPEPGNADLCRRIRELGGEALPIPCIKTIPLENDAGPLFSERFTGWIVFTSSTGVDMFFDQYLCGGGDLRSFSACRFAAIGPATAEALKWRGFIADHVPQVYNGRSLGEELVKKINPKEQILLIRPRQGAPDLGEILSNSGASFRELTVYDTVPAVIGDYARQVIGEGRFDYLFFTSPSAVSTFRETFGKNRGDFLQKPVKAVCIGEGTAKKAQEYGMETYVPAEASTNAMVQLLCDLIHNKKGNN comes from the coding sequence ATGAAGGGTAAAGTTTGGCTTGTGGGCGCCGGGCCGGGAGATCCGGGACTATTAACTTTGAAGGGAAAAGAAACCTTACAGCAAGCCACTGTGGTTGTTTATGACCGACTGGTTTCTGAAGCCATACTTTGGACCATTCCCCCGGAAGCCCGGCTTATCAACGTTGGAAAATCTTCGGGAAACCATCCTGTTCCTCAGGAAGAAATAAACCGCATATTGCTTGAAGAGGCACTCCGGGGAGAACAGGTTGTCCGGCTCAAGGGAGGAGACCCCTATCTTTTTGGCCGGGGCGGTGAGGAAGTCCAAATCCTTACTGCAAAGAAAATTCCTGTTGAAGTGATAAGTGGTATTAGCTCCGCCCTTGCGGTTCCGGCGAATGCGTGTATTCCCCTGACCCACCGGGACCTGAGTTCCTCGGTTCACATCATTACCTGGCAAAGAAAAGAGGGGACCCCCACCGATGAAGCCCTGACCGGTCTTTCCCAGGCAGGAGGCTCCCTGGTTATCCTCATGGGATCCGCAGCGTTGAAAGACATAAGTGTCCGCCTGATAAAAGCGGGATTTAACCCGGATCTTCCCGCTGCAATTATTTCACAAGGCTCAAGCCCCCAGCAACGGACCTGGATTACCGCCCTGAACAGGATGGGAGAAACCGCAGACTTTGAAGGTCTCGTTTCTCCGGCGTTAATAGTGATCGGCCATGTCTGCTCTTTAGGAAAACCAACAGCGCCCAGCCAAATCCAGCCGGTAGAAGCCCAAGCACAGGAAGCTCGCCTTCAGGAGAAGAACTCGCCGGACTGCGGGAACCGGACCCTAGAGGGAATTCGCATTGTGGTAACCCGACCCGAACCGGGAAATGCCGACCTCTGCCGGCGGATACGGGAACTCGGCGGAGAAGCCCTCCCTATCCCGTGCATCAAAACCATACCCCTGGAGAATGACGCCGGCCCCCTTTTTTCAGAGAGATTCACCGGGTGGATAGTATTTACTAGTTCAACCGGGGTAGATATGTTCTTTGATCAGTATCTCTGCGGAGGAGGCGATCTCCGCAGTTTTTCTGCCTGTCGCTTTGCTGCGATAGGACCCGCTACAGCGGAAGCCCTGAAATGGCGTGGATTTATTGCTGACCATGTTCCCCAGGTCTATAATGGACGGAGTTTGGGTGAAGAACTGGTAAAGAAAATAAATCCCAAAGAACAAATCCTCCTAATCCGTCCCCGGCAGGGCGCACCGGACCTGGGAGAAATCCTCTCTAATAGCGGCGCCTCCTTTCGGGAGTTAACGGTCTACGATACGGTTCCTGCGGTAATAGGGGATTATGCCCGGCAGGTCATTGGGGAGGGGCGTTTTGATTATCTGTTCTTCACCAGCCCTTCGGCAGTAAGCACCTTTAGGGAAACCTTTGGAAAAAACCGTGGAGACTTCCTGCAGAAACCGGTCAAGGCAGTCTGTATCGGCGAAGGTACGGCAAAAAAAGCCCAGGAATACGGCATGGAAACCTATGTTCCGGCAGAAGCAAGTACCAACGCCATGGTGCAGCTTCTCTGTGATTTAATCCACAACAAAAAAGGAAATAATTAA